From a single Notolabrus celidotus isolate fNotCel1 chromosome 7, fNotCel1.pri, whole genome shotgun sequence genomic region:
- the LOC117816319 gene encoding sialidase-3-like has product MGNKPSRRYQPEEDESTVFISKENDVYRIPALFYDGDRKILMAFAEKRKTSDDASAVAIVMKTGILKKDETTHEVTVKWSELKLLKEANLAGHRPMNPCPLYEKTSKTLFLFFICVEGTVSELFQICCNRNKARLCYITSNDGGQSWSEVTDLTDTLDEIKSWATFAVGPGHGIQTDGGRLIVPVYGYASCSPSCCCCIKFYCCTPYALYLYSDDKGKTWQFSSRIQKVSVECEMAELSDDRGLKYIYCNARSKGGYRVEALDKNDGAGFITLPPTDKLVETGGGCQGSVVSFPAQSEAAGANDDQNQSPNKWLLFTHPSSKSKRTDLGVYLNKFPSDPNAWSKPWIINSGPSAYSDLAYTGDGWFACLMERGKHSEIEQIACKVFSYNDVKKGIEK; this is encoded by the exons ATGGGCAACAAACCTTCAAGGCGTTATCAACCAGAGGAAGATGAGagcactgtttttatttccaagGAGAATGATGTTTACAGGATACCTGCTCTTTTCTACGATGGAGATAGAAAAATCCTGATGGCCTTTGCAGAGAAGCGGAAGACGTCCGATGATGCCAGCGCAGTAGCCATTGTCATGAAGACAGGAATATTGAAGAAGGATGAAACCACCCATGAAGTGACAGTGAAG TGGTCAGAGCTCAAACTGTTGAAGGAGGCCAATCTTGCTGGACACCGCCCCATGAACCCCTGCCCGCTGTATGAGAAAACCAGTAAGacactcttcctcttcttcatctgtgTCGAAGGCACTGTTTCAGAGCTGTTCCAGATATGCTGCAACCGCAACAAAGCCCGTCTCTGCTACATCACATCTAATGATGGCGGACAAAGTTGGAGTGAAGTGACTGATTTGACGGACACGCTGGATGAAATCAAAAGCTGGGCCACATTTGCTGTCGGGCCAGGCCATGGTATCCAGACAGACGGCGGTAGATTGATTGTCCCAGTGTATGGGTATGCCTCTTGCTCCCCCTCATGCTGCTGTTGTATTAAATTCTACTGTTGTACCCCATATGCACTCTATCTGTACAGTGATGATAAGGGCAAAACATGGCAATTTAGCAGCAGGATCCAAAAAGTATCAGTTGAATGTGAGATGGCAGAGTTGTCTGATGACAGAGGCCTCAAGTACATCTACTGCAATGCCCGCAGTAAGGGGGGCTACAGAGTAGAAGCTCTTGATAAAAATGATGGGGCTGGTTTTATCACCCTCCCACCTACTGACAAGCTTGTTGAAACAGGTGGAGGCTGTCAGGGAAGTGTGGTGTCCTTTCCTGCTCAAAGTGAAGCGGCTGGTGCAAATGATGATCAGAACCAGAGCCCAAACAAGTGGCTGCTCTTCACACACCCGAGCAGTAAGTCCAAACGCACAGATTTAGGGGTGTATTTGAACAAATTTCCAAGCGACCCAAATGCATGGAGCAAACCCTGGATCATTAATAGTGGACCCAGTGCTTACTCAGACCTGGCTTACACTGGTGATGGATGGTTTGCTTGTCTGATGGAGCGTGGGAAGCACAGTGAGATTGAGCAGATAGCCTGCAAGGTTTTCAGCTACAATGATGTAAAGAAGGGCATTGAGAAGTGA
- the LOC117815545 gene encoding LOW QUALITY PROTEIN: sialidase-3-like (The sequence of the model RefSeq protein was modified relative to this genomic sequence to represent the inferred CDS: inserted 5 bases in 4 codons; deleted 1 base in 1 codon) — protein sequence MRHCFYSKKNDVYRIPALFYDGDRKILMAFAGKQKTSDDASSVAIVMKTGIFKEDXTTHKVTVKWSELILLKEAHLDGHRPMSPCPLYEKTSKTLFLFFVCVKGTITEQCQIATNCNKARLCYITSNDGGQSWSEVTDLTCKLDEIKSWATXAVGPGHGIQTDGGRLIXPVYAYASCCCSCCHCCLCCGSCRPTPNALYLYSDDKGKTWQFVHKLQTESLECEXGRVFDEGGNSKIYCNARSKGGYRVEALDKNDGAGLIPLPPTDKLVETGGGCEGSVVSFPVQSEAAGVEDDQNQNPNKWLLFTHPSSKCKRTDLGVYLNKFPSDPNAWSKPWIINSGPSAYSDLAYTGDGWFACLMERGKHSEIEQIACKVFSYNDVKQGIGK from the exons ATGAGgcactgtttttattccaaGAAGAATGATGTTTACAGGATACCTGCTCTTTTCTACGATGGAGATAGAAAAATCCTGATGGCCTTTGCAGGGAAGCAGAAGACGTCAGATGATGCCAGCTCAGTAGCCATTGTCATGAAGACAGGAATATTTAAGGAGG GAACCACCCATAAAGTGACAGTGAAG TGGTCAGAGCTCATACTGTTGAAGGAGGCCCATCTTGACGGACACCGCCCCATGAGCCCCTGCCCGCTGTATGAGAAAACCAGTAAGACACTCTTCCTATTCTTCGTGTGTGTCAAAGGCACTATTACAGAGCAGTGTCAGATA GCCACAAACTGCAACAAAGCCCGTCTCTGCTACATCACATCTAATGATGGCGGTCAAAGTTGGAGTGAAGTGACTGATTTGACCTGCAAGCTGGATGAAATCAAGAGCTGGGCCA TTGCTGTCGGGCCCGGCCATGGTATCCAGACAGACGGCGGTAGATTGA GTCCAGTTTACGCCTATGCTTCTTGCTGTTGCTCATGTTGTCATTGCTGTTTATGCTGTGGCTCATGTCGCCCAACTCCAAATGCTCTCTATCTGTACAGCGATGATAAGGGCAAAACATGGCAATTTGTCCATAAACTTCAGACTGAGTCCTTAGAGTGTGA TGGCAGAGTTTTTGATGAGGGAGGAAATAGCAAAATCTACTGCAATGCCCGCAGTAAGGGGGGCTACAGAGTAGAAGCTCTTGATAAAAATGATGGGGCTGGTTTGATCCCCCTCCCACCTACTGACAAGCTTGTGGAAACAGGTGGAGGCTGTGAGGGAAGTGTGGTGTCCTTTCCTGTTCAAAGTGAAGCTGCTGGTGTAGAAGAtgatcagaaccagaacccaaacAAGTGGCTGCTCTTCACCCACCCGAGCAGTAAGTGCAAACGCACAGATTTAGGGGTGTATTTGAACAAATTTCCAAGCGACCCAAATGCATGGAGCAAACCCTGGATCATTAATAGTGGACCCAGTGCTTACTCAGACCTGGCTTACACTGGTGATGGATGGTTTGCTTGTCTGATGGAGCGTGGGAAGCACAGTGAGATTGAGCAGATAGCTTGCAAGGTTTTCAGCTACAATGATGTAAAGCAGGGCATTGGTAAGTGA
- the LOC117816133 gene encoding sialidase-3-like — protein MGNKPSRRYQPKGDESTVFISKKNDVYRIPALFYDRDRKILMAFAEKRKTSDDASSVAIVMKTGIFKEDETTHKVTVKWSELKLLKEAHLHRHRPMSPCPLYEKTSKTLFLFFMCVEGTITEQCQIRHNCNKARLCYITSKDGGQSWSKVTDLTCKFDEIKSWATFAVGPGHGIQTDGGRLIVPVYAYASCCCSCCHCCLCCGSCRPTPNALYLYSDDKGKTWQFVHKLQTESLECEMAEFFDEGGNSKIYCNARSKGGNRVEAILHNDRAGLIPLLPTVKLVETGGGCQGSVVSFPVQSEAAGVDDDQNQNPNKWLLFTHPSNRSKRTDLGVYLNKFPSDPNAWSKPWIINSGPSAYSDLAYTGDGWFACLMERGKHSEIEQIACKVFSYNDVKQGIGK, from the exons ATGGGCAACAAACCTTCAAGGCGTTATCAACCAAAGGGAGATGAGagcactgtttttatttccaagAAGAATGATGTTTACAGGATACCTGCTCTTTTCTACGATAGAGATAGAAAAATCCTGATGGCCTTTGCAGAGAAGCGGAAGACGTCAGATGATGCCAGCTCAGTAGCCATTGTCATGAAGACAGGAATATTTAAGGAGGATGAAACCACCCATAAAGTGACAGTGAAG TGGTCAGAGCTCAAACTGTTGAAGGAGGCCCATCTTCACAGACACCGCCCCATGAGCCCCTGCCCGCTGTATGAGAAAACCAGTAAGacactcttcctcttcttcatgtgtGTCGAAGGCACTATTACAGAGCAGTGTCAGATACGCCACAACTGCAACAAAGCCCGTCTCTGCTACATCACATCTAAAGATGGCGGACAAAGTTGGAGTAAAGTGACTGATCTGACCTGCAAGTTTGATGAAATCAAAAGCTGGGCCACGTTTGCTGTCGGGCCCGGCCATGGTATCCAGACAGACGGCGGTAGATTGATTGTCCCAGTTTACGCCTATGCTTCTTGCTGTTGCTcatgttgtcattgttgtttaTGCTGTGGCTCATGTCGCCCAACTCCAAATGCTCTCTATCTGTACAGCGATGATAAGGGCAAAACATGGCAATTTGTCCATAAACTTCAGACTGAGTCCTTAGAGTGTGAAATGGCAGAGTTTTTTGATGAGGGAGGAAATAGCAAAATCTACTGCAATGCCCGCAGTAAGGGGGGAAACCGAGTGGAGGCTATTCTTCACAATGACAGGGCTGGTTTGATCCCCCTCCTGCCTACTGTCAAGCTTGTGGAAACAGGTGGAGGCTGTCAGGGAAGTGTGGTGTCCTTTCCTGTTCAAAGTGAAGCTGCTGGTGTAGATGAtgatcagaaccagaacccaaacAAGTGGCTGCTTTTCACCCACCCGAGCAATAGGTCCAAACGCACAGATTTAGGGGTGTATTTGAACAAATTTCCAAGCGACCCAAATGCATGGAGCAAACCCTGGATCATTAATAGTGGACCCAGTGCTTACTCAGACCTGGCTTACACTGGTGATGGATGGTTTGCTTGTCTGATGGAGCGTGGGAAGCACAGTGAGATTGAGCAGATAGCCTGCAAGGTTTTCAGCTACAATGATGTAAAGCAGGGCATTGGTAAGTGA